Part of the Janibacter endophyticus genome is shown below.
CGACAACCCAGGCGCGGTCCGTGCGGTCGGCACGGCCTGTGCGACGAACCCGCTGCCCCTCGTGCTGCCCTGCCACCGGGTCGTCCGGAGCGACGGCGAGCCGGGTAGATACCTCGGTGGTTCGGGGGCGAAGCAGCGTCTCCTCGAGATCGAGACGAGCTAGCACCCAGGGCCTCCCCGAGGCATGGACTACCTGTTGACACCAGGTCTCACCCTGCATACCCTCCATTCAACTGAACATGAGTCCGAGTTCAGCATTGTCTCGATGAGGAGAATCTGATGGCCGCAGCACTGTCGAAGAACATGGTCCGCCGTATCGCCCTGACGGCGGGTAGCGGTCTGGTCCTCACGCTGGCCGCGTGCGGCGATTCCGGGTCCGGGTCCGGGGGTGGGGGCGAGGGTGGCGGCACGATCGTCATCGGGTACTCCGCCGGGATCAGCGGCGGAGCCGCCGAGTACGGCATCAACGTCCAGAACGGGCTCCAGATGGCCATCGACGAGATCAACGAGGCGGGTGTTGAGATCGATGGCGAGAAGTACACCGTCACGCTCGAGAGCCTCGACGACCAGTACCAGCCGAGCGCCACCGGGACCAACGCGCAGCGTCTCGTCCAGGGCGAAGGGGCCTCGGTCGTCTTCATCCCCCACGCCGGCGGCATCAAGGCGGCCCAGGAGCTCAACTCCTCCGGACGGACCGACTTCCTGATCGGCGCCTACAGCTCGGACCCGGCCATCCTCGACAGCGACAACCCGCTCACCGTGATGATCCCCCCGTCGTTCGTCAGCTACATCGCGCCCTTCATCGAGAAGGCCGACACCCAGGGCAAGGGCAAGCTCGGTCTCCTGGCGACGTCGAGCGAGTTCGGCCAGCAGTGGACCAAGCACGCTACGAAGGCCTGGGAGGACGCAGGCGGTACGGTGCTGGACAACAACAACGTCAACTACGGCACGGTGTCCGACTTCGCCGGCCCGGTGTCCAAGACGCTCGCGGGCGACCCCGACGTGATCCTCGTCGGTGGTCCCTCGCAGCCCACGGCCATCGTCATCGAGGAGGCGCGCAAGCAGGGCTTCGAGGGCACCTTCATGATCCTCGACCAGGCGAAGTTCGAGGAGCTGGAGAAGTTCACCGACCCCGAGAACCTCAACAACTCGGTCGGGATCGCCCCGTTGACGGAGTTCGAGGGGACCGCGGACTGGATCAAGCGGTACGAGGACAAGTACGGCTCGGAGAAGCCGGTCAACGCGGACATCGCGCTGAACTACCAGGCCCTCCCGATCTTCATCAAGGCCATGGAGAAGGCCGGCACCACCGACGACCCCGCAGCCATCCGCGAGGCCATCGGCGAGAGCATCACCGAGGTCGACGAGAAGCAGCGCGTGGCTTTCGCCCCGAGCCGCATCAGCGACAAGGGCCACCTCCTCGCGGAGGACCTCGTGGCCGCCTACCGCACCGAGGACGGCAAGTACGAGGCCTTCCCCGTCGAGCAGCCCGAGGAATGAGCCGCCGCCCCCTCTGCCCACGACCAGTCGACGTCCTCAAGGG
Proteins encoded:
- a CDS encoding ABC transporter substrate-binding protein, which translates into the protein MAAALSKNMVRRIALTAGSGLVLTLAACGDSGSGSGGGGEGGGTIVIGYSAGISGGAAEYGINVQNGLQMAIDEINEAGVEIDGEKYTVTLESLDDQYQPSATGTNAQRLVQGEGASVVFIPHAGGIKAAQELNSSGRTDFLIGAYSSDPAILDSDNPLTVMIPPSFVSYIAPFIEKADTQGKGKLGLLATSSEFGQQWTKHATKAWEDAGGTVLDNNNVNYGTVSDFAGPVSKTLAGDPDVILVGGPSQPTAIVIEEARKQGFEGTFMILDQAKFEELEKFTDPENLNNSVGIAPLTEFEGTADWIKRYEDKYGSEKPVNADIALNYQALPIFIKAMEKAGTTDDPAAIREAIGESITEVDEKQRVAFAPSRISDKGHLLAEDLVAAYRTEDGKYEAFPVEQPEE